Proteins encoded together in one Telopea speciosissima isolate NSW1024214 ecotype Mountain lineage chromosome 4, Tspe_v1, whole genome shotgun sequence window:
- the LOC122658495 gene encoding sucrose synthase 2-like has protein sequence MANPKLQRLPTFRERVEDTLSTHRNELVSLLSRYVAQGKGILQPHRIFDELANVVGEDKGNQKLTESPFIEVLKSAQEAIILPPFVAIAVRPRPGVWEFVRVNCDELNVEQLSVSEYLRFKEELVDGEHNEPFVLELDLEPFNTSFPRPNQSSSIGNGVQFLNRHLSSNMFRNKDCLEPLVDFLRAHKYKGQAMMLNDRITSVSRLQSALGKAEEYLSKLPPETPYSDFEHRFQEIGFERGWGDNADRVSETVRLLSDILQAPDPSVLETFLGRIPMVFNVVILSPHGYFGQANVLGLPDTGGQIVYILDQVRALENEMVLKIKKQGLNVTPRILVVTRLIPDAKGTTCNQRLERISGTEYTHILRVPFRSEKGILRKWISRFDVWPYLEKFTEDASSEIAAELQGVPDLIIGNYSDGNLVASLLAYKLGVTQCTIAHALEKTKYPDSDIYWKNFDDKYHFSCQFTADILAMNSADFIITSTYQEIAGTKNTVGQYESHKSFTLPGLYRVVHGIDVFDPKFNIVSPGADMSIYFSYSEKEKRFYALHDSIEKLVYDPAQNDEHIGTLSDRSKPIIFSMARLDRVKNITGLVECYGKNTRLRELVNLVVVAGYNDVKKSSDREEIEEIEKMHGLIKKYKLDGQFRWISAQTNTARNGELYRYIADTRGAFIQPAFYEAFGLTVVEAMTCGLPTFATCHGGPAEIIEHGISGFHIDPYHPDQAAEQLADFFERCKKDPSYWDKISDGGLKRIYERYTWKIYSERLMTLAGVYGFWKYVSKLERRETRRYLEMFYILKFRDLANSVPLAVDDQD, from the exons ATGGCGAATCCTAAACTTCAACGACTGCCAACCTTCCGAGAGAGGGTCGAAGATACCCTCTCTACTCACCGTAACGAACTTGTTTCTCTCCTTTCCAG GTACGTCGCCCAGGGGAAAGGGATTCTGCAACCGCATCGCATCTTTGATGAGTTGGCCAACGTTGTCGGAGAAGATAAAGGAAATCAGAAGCTTACTGAGAGCCCCTTCATTGAAGTCCTAAAGTCCGCGCAG GAAGCTATAATTCTTCCGCCGTTTGTCGCTATAGCGGTTCGTCCAAGGCCTGGCGTTTGGGAATTCGTTCGTGTTAACTGTGATGAGCTCAATGTAGAACAATTGAGCGTTTCTGAGTATCTTCGCTTCAAGGAGGAACTCGTCGATGGCGA ACACAATGAACCTTTCGTGCTTGAACTTGATTTGGAACCCTTCAACACATCGTTCCCTCGCCCTAATCAGTCATCGTCCATTGGCAACGGTGTTCAATTCCTCAACCGTCACCTCTCTTCGAATATGTTTCGGAACAAAGACTGTTTGGAGCCTTTGGTGGACTTTCTCAGAGCTCACAAATATAAGGGACAG GCAATGATGCTGAATGATCGCATTACTAGCGTATCCAGGCTCCAGTCTGCCTTGGGGAAGGCAGAGGAGTATCTTTCAAAGCTCCCGCCAGAGACACCTTATTCTGATTTTGAGCATAG ATTCCAGGAAATAGGTTTTGAAAGAGGTTGGGGTGATAATGCGGATCGAGTTTCAGAGACTGTACGTCTACTCTCTGACATTCTTCAAGCTCCTGATCCATCTGTTTTGGAGACCTTCCTTGGGAGGATTCCTATGGTGTTCAATGTTGTCATTCTATCCCCGCATGGATACTTTGGCCAAGCAAATGTcttgggtttacctgacacTGGTGGGCAG ATTGTTTATATACTGGATCAAGTGCGTGCCTTGGAGAATGAAATGGTTTTGAAAATAAAGAAGCAAGGGTTGAATGTTACTCCTAGAATTCTTGTG GTTACCCGACTAATACCTGATGCAAAAGGAACGACATGCAACCAACGCCTTGAGAGAATTAGTGGGACAGAATATACACACATTCTGCGGGTGCCATTTAGAAGTGAGAAAGGAATTCTTCGTAAATGGATATCAAGGTTCGATGTATGGCCATACCTGGAAAAGTTTACAGAG GATGCATCAAGTGAAATTGCTGCTGAGTTACAGGGTGTtccagatctgatcattggcAATTATAGTGATGGGAATCTTGTTGCTTCATTATTGGCTTATAAGCTCGGAGTCACACAG TGTACAATTGCACATGCACTGGAGAAAACAAAATATCCAGATTCAGATATATATTGGAAAAATTTTGATGACAAGTACCATTTCTCGTGCCAATTTACTGCTGATATACTTGCCATGAACAGTGCAGATTTTATAATCACTAGTACATACCAAGAGATTGCGGGAAC CAAGAATACTGTTGGACAGTATGAGAGCCACAAATCTTTCACTCTTCCAGGGCTCTATCGAGTTGTTCATGGCATTGATGTTTTTGATCCGAAGTTCAATATAGTGTCTCCTGGGGCAGATATGAGCATTTACTTTTCAtactcagaaaaggaaaagagatttTATGCCCTACATGATTCAATTGAAAAACTTGTGTATGATCCTGCGCAGAATGATGAGCACAT TGGTACATTAAGTGATCGATCGAAGCCCATCATCTTTTCCATGGCTAGACTGGACCGGGTGAAAAACATTACAGGGTTGGTTGAGTGCTATGGTAAGAACACCAGACTAAGGGAACTCGTAAACCTGGTTGTGGTTGCTGGTTACAATGATGTGAAGAAGTCCAGTGACcgtgaagaaattgaagagattGAGAAGATGCATGGCCTCATAAAGAAGTACAAGTTGGATGGCCAGTTCCGGTGGATATCAGCCCAAACGAATACAGCACGCAATGGTGAGCTTTATCGCTATATTGCTGACACAAGAGGTGCCTTTATTCAG CCTGCTTTCTACGAAGCTTTTGGGCTTACTGTTGTCGAGGCCATGACTTGTGGCCTTCCAACATTTGCCACTTGTCATGGAGGTCCTGCTGAGATAATTGAACATGGTATCTCAGGCTTCCACATTGATCCATATCACCCTGATCAAGCAGCTGAACAGCTGGCCGACTTCTTTGAACGTTGCAAGAAAGATCCCAGCTACTGGGATAAGATCTCTGATGGAGGACTGAAGCGAATCTATGAAAG GTATACATGGAAGATATATTCTGAAAGGCTAATGACATTAGCTGGAGTTTATGGCTTCTGGAAGTATGTGTCAAAACTTGAAAGACGAGAGACCCGGCGCTATTTGGAGATGTTCTACATTTTAAAATTCCGGGATCTG GCAAATTCTGTTCCACTGGCAGTTGATGATCAAGACTAG